The nucleotide sequence AGCACCTGAGGCGATAAACAGGATGTGATCCGTGCGAACCATGCCGTATTTGGTGTTGACTGTACACCCTTCCACAATGGGCAGCAGGTCTCGCTGGACGCCTTCCCGTGACACATCAGGCCCGTGCGTGGCTTCTCGAGAGGTAATCTTATCAATTTCATCCAGAAAGATAATGCCCGAGTGTTCCACTCTTTCGATAGCCATTTTCACTACTTTGTCCATATCGATGAGACGCTGCGATTCCTCCTGGGTCAAAATTTCCAGGGCCTCCGGCACCTTGACCTTGCGTCGTTTGGTCCGCCGCGGCAGCATGCTGTTCATGATCTCCCGCAAATTCACATCCATCTCCTCCAGCCCTGCCCCGGAGAAGATTTCCACTACTGGATAGGAGCGGTCGGTTACTTCCAGATCAACATAGCGATCGTTGAGCCGTCCCTGTCGCAGCATGGTGCGCAGCTTCTCTCTGGTGGACCTCTGATCCTGCGTTTGGAGAGCCTCTGTTGTACCGGACTCTGTGGCAAGCTCTTCGTCCCTGCTTCTTGATGGCAGCAAGATATCGAGAACTTTCTCCTCGGCAATCTCCTCAGCCTTGGCGATCACGGCCTGCTGTTCCTCAGCCTTCACCATATTCACTGCCAGTTCCGTCAGATCCCTGAGCATTGACTCCACGTCCCGCCCCACGTAGCCAACCTCGGTAAACTTGGAGGCCTCGATCTTGAGAAATGGCGATTCCGCAAGTTTGGCCAGCCGTCTAGCAATTTCTGTCTTGCCAACTCCGGTGGGACCAATCATAATGATGTTCTTGGGAGCGATCTCGTCGCGCAAATGTTCCGGCACCTGCTGCCGCCGCCAGCGATTGCGCAGGGCAATGGCCACGGATCTCTTGGCGTCTCGTTGGCCGATGATATACTTGTCCAGCTCTCGAACTATCTCAGGGGGGGTGAGATTTCTCATCTTTTCTCCGCAAGCTCCTCCAAAACAAACTCCTCATTGGTGTAAATGCACAGTGAAGCGGCTATCTTCATGGCAGCCATGGCAATGGCACGGGCATCCATGTCCGTCTGCCCGGCAAGCGCCCTGGCTGCTGCCAAAGCATAGCCCCCTCCGGAGCCGATGGCAAGCAAGCCGTCGTCAGGCTCAATTACATCCCCTGTGCCGGAGATTATTAAACAGTTCTGCGAGTCGACCGCAGCGAGAAGAGCTTCCAGCCTACGCAGCGTTCTG is from Deltaproteobacteria bacterium and encodes:
- the hslU gene encoding ATP-dependent protease ATPase subunit HslU, with protein sequence MRNLTPPEIVRELDKYIIGQRDAKRSVAIALRNRWRRQQVPEHLRDEIAPKNIIMIGPTGVGKTEIARRLAKLAESPFLKIEASKFTEVGYVGRDVESMLRDLTELAVNMVKAEEQQAVIAKAEEIAEEKVLDILLPSRSRDEELATESGTTEALQTQDQRSTREKLRTMLRQGRLNDRYVDLEVTDRSYPVVEIFSGAGLEEMDVNLREIMNSMLPRRTKRRKVKVPEALEILTQEESQRLIDMDKVVKMAIERVEHSGIIFLDEIDKITSREATHGPDVSREGVQRDLLPIVEGCTVNTKYGMVRTDHILFIASGAFHTSKPSDLIPEFQGRFPIRVELDPLSKEDFVLILKEPENALTTQYEALMATEGIELVFEDEAIEEVAEIAYEVNSRTENIGARRLHTVMEKLLDEVSFNATDLKGQRIVISREYVRQRLSDIVKDEDLSRYIL
- the hslV gene encoding ATP-dependent protease subunit HslV, with translation MRITGTTILVVRHKGQTVVAGDGQVSLGDMVMKHRAKKVRRLYHGKVIAGFAGTTADALTLFERLENKLEQYNGNLRRAAVELAKDWRTDRTLRRLEALLAAVDSQNCLIISGTGDVIEPDDGLLAIGSGGGYALAAARALAGQTDMDARAIAMAAMKIAASLCIYTNEEFVLEELAEKR